In Salvelinus namaycush isolate Seneca chromosome 37, SaNama_1.0, whole genome shotgun sequence, the following are encoded in one genomic region:
- the LOC120031277 gene encoding ATPase family AAA domain-containing protein 2-like isoform X3, with product MVMLRSSGVGAEPATRKKNRVDLDTSSEFLSLESASQTKSSRLKRGLDDSSSNTENTPNGHSMVKEEDSPPRRGSLRTRGQTVKHEVSLAKMNGQTKCPIKSPEKEETGEHSTRKSPRLQGDGKASASSRDKQSEADATDEVEEEEASTLKTQFVLRPREEDSSVRRSSRITRYKRNSRNQSVLYNRLITNTAEAVLQKMGDMQKMRRRLRSRDTTEEDLVIYAGAKRKRTSERTDEGSEDPQENENGVISSEEENDEEEGGKNNQADDEDDDDDDDRNEDDEEEDDDDDHDEEDNEKRYDFRQRKAAVRYQAPREEPKTKTIFFKTSRHMSPSRRRYRFSSTGPRSPYNIRRGNRRRHAIHSSDSTSSSSSSSSSSSDDEKFQRRRRKSRNRSVNRCLPMNLLKEDVLGIHKDRMKIGASLADVDPMQIDQTVRFDSIGGLTRHISALKEMVVFPLLYPEVFERFKIQPPRGCLFYGPPGTGKTLVARALANECSQGERKVSFFMRKGADCLSKWVGESERQLRLLFDQAYQMRPSIIFFDEVDGLAPVRSSRQDQIHSSIVSTLLALMDGLDSRGEVVVIGATNRLDSIDPALRRPGRFDREFLFGLPDREARKDILQIHTRQWTPQPSASFLEELADKCVGYCGADMKAVCAEAALCALRRRYPQIYSTSQKLVLDVASISIGSRDFLSAMRKTVPASQRAVSSPAKALTPVVQPLLGAALQTVLGTVSRLFPHAEQGLKRDKRDNGVLPAGVLDADLLHSEDEDSVCINGLSHKAKAAGGFLHFSRSVLNQPTSYRPRLLLAGRPGSGQSSHLAPAVLHALEKFTVYTLDMAVLFGVSTTSPEEACAQMFCEAKRTSPSILYIPHIQRWWDTVGSALRATFLSLLQDIPSFSPILLLATCNVPHSSLFPEVQDLFCAEYGEVLQVQVPTPQERRNFFDDLILNQAAKAPASKKKAVLAALEVLPVAPPLPPRMLTEKEQQRLEEQEEDTLRELRLFLRDVTNRLSQDKRFKAFTKPVDLEEVPDYATVIEQPMDLSTVLSNIDTHKYVTVKEFVHDVDLIWKNCLEYNPDKDPSDRQIRHRACALKDTVQAIVKDELDEDFEKICEDIKESRSTRGCSTSRFAPSYYHVHPKTRSVDAKSTDAAGPSKESTAAAPSAVTTPRPSAAQKKKRRKSRWCNGIIRKRSSPHTSKDHSAVVESGEEEERRGAESEEEEEEEEGGDAAESGLEELEITGAEETPMEQEEPAQQENQDSQPMDKDTKDSRTTEEASQATTEATQPRVEAAVEARAGDQSSEGTQDPVVVVGAQENHILPEGGDNRQPSTTDKTEPQRVEVEEENTTEVGVRRATRGLKYQGMQQVMDVDQEILDQKTKPPVVDHNKLKELLQRAVSKTEGYEVYQLEKLYALLCQSIYRHRKDYDKTALLKEMENEIEDFS from the exons ATGGTGATGCTACGCAGCAGCGGCGTGGGCGCGGAACCAGCAACTCGGAAGAAGAACCGGGTTGACTTGGATACGAGCTCCGAGTTTCTGTCGCTGGAGAGCGCATCGCAGACAAAGTCGAGTCGGCTGAAGAGGGGCCTGGATGACAGCTCCAGTAACACTGAAAACACGCCAAAT GGCCACTCGATGGTGAAGGAGGAGGATAGCCCTCCGAGACGAGGATCCCTGAGGACCAGGGGACAGACCGTCAAACATGAGGTGTCCTTGGCTAAAATGAATGGCCAGACAAAGTGCCCAATCAAGTCCCCTGAGAAAGAAGAAACTGGCGAACACAGCACAAG GAAATCCCCAAGACTGCAGGGCGATGGAAAAGCCTCCGCGTCATCCAGGGACAAACAATCTGAAGCTG ATGCTACTGATGAAGTTGAGGAAGAAGAGGCCTCTACTCTGAAGACCCAGTTTGTTCTGCGTCCCAGGGAGGAGGACAGCTCTGTGAGACGCAGCTCCAGGATCACCAGATACAAGCGCAACTCCAGGAACCAGTCTGTACTCTATAACCGCCTCATCACCAA TACAGCTGAGGCAGTGCTGCAGAAGATGGGTGACATGCAGAAAATGCGTCGCCGGTTAAGAAGCAGGGATACTACGGAGGAG GACCTTGTAATCTACGCTGGGGCCAAGAGGAAAAGGACTTCTGAAAGAACCGATGAAGGAAGTGAAGATCCTCAAGAGAATGAAAATGGAGTGATCTCCAGTGAAGAGGAGaatgatgaggaagagggaggcAAAAATAATCAGGCAGATGACGAAGACGACGACGATGATGACGACCGTAATgaagatgatgaggaggaggacgatGATGATGACCATGATGAAGAGGACAACGAGAAACGTTATGACTTCAGGCAGAGGAAAGCTGCCGTTCGCTACCAGGCACCACGGGAGG AGCCCAAGACAAAGACCATCTTCTTCAAGACTTCAAGACACATGTCCCCATCCAGGCGGAGGTATAGGTTCAGCTCTACTGGTCCGAGAAGCCCTTACAACATAAGGAGAGGCAACAG AAGAAGACATGCCATCCACAGTAGTGACTccacctcctcgtcctcctcctcttcctcctcctcctctgacgaTGAGAAGTTCCAGAGGcggaggaggaagagcaggaaCAGATCGGTGAATAGATGTCTTCCCATGAATCTGCTGAAGGAGGATGTCCTGGGAATCCACAAGGACAGGATGAAGATTGGAGCCAGTCTAGCTGACGTTGACCCCATGCAGATAGACCAGACA GTGCGTTTTGACAGCATTGGGGGACTGACCAGACACATCTCTGCCCTGAAAGAGATGGTGGTCTTCCCTCTGCTTTACCCAGAGGTGTTTGAGAGGTTCAAGATCCAACCACCAAG gggcTGTTTGTTCTACGGACCTCCTGGAACAGGGAAGACTCTAGTGGCCAGGGCGTTGGCTAACGAGTGCagtcagggagagaggaaggtCTCTTTCTTCATGAGAAAGGGAGCAGACTGCCTCAGCAAGTGGGTGGGAGAGTCCGAACGGCAGCTCCGTCTTCTCTTCGACCAG GCGTATCAGATGCGGCCATCGATTATATTCTTTGATGAGGTTGATGGGTTGGCTCCCGTCCGCTCAAGCAGACAAGACCAGATACACAG CTCCATCGTGTCCACTCTCCTTGCCCTGATGGATGGGTTAGACAGCAGAGGAGAGGTTGTGGTGATCGGCGCTACTAACcgtctggactctatagacccaGCTCTCAGGCGACCTGGACGCTTCGACCGAGAGTTCCTCTTTGGCCTGCCTGACAGAGAG GCTCGGAAGGATATTCTGCAGATCCACACCAGACAGTGGACTCCCCAGCCATCAGCCTCTTTCCTGGAGGAACTGGCAGACAAGTGTGTTG GTTACTGCGGTGCTGACATGAAGGCGGTGTGTGCTGAGGCGGCTCTGTGTGCCCTGAGGAGACGCTACCCTCAGATTTACTCCACGTCCCAGAAGCTGGTTTTAGATGTGGCATCTATCTCCATCGGCAGCAGGGACTTCCTGTCAGCCATGAGGAAGACAGTCCCAGCCTCCCAGAGAGCTGTGTCGTCCCCAGCCAAGGCTCTGACTCCTGTAGTCCAGCCACTGCTTGGTGCAGCCTTACAGACTGTACTTGGTACAGTTAGCAGGCTGTTCCCACATGCAGAACAGGGGCTCAAGAGAGACAAGCGAGACAACG GTGTCCTCCCAGCTGGTGTTTTAGATGCCGATCTCCTGCACAGTGAAGATGAGGACTCTGTCTGCATCAACGGTCTCTCTCACAAGGCCAAGGCAGCTGGGGGCTTCCTGCATTTCAGCAG GAGCGTGCTGAACCAGCCCACATCGTACCGTCCCAGGCTGCTGCTGGCGGGGCGTCCTGGGTCAGGTCAGAGCAGTCACCTGGCCCCTGCTGTGCTCCATGCCCTGGAGAAGTTCACAGTTTACACCCTGGACATGGCCGTGCTGTTCGGCGTCAGCACCACCTCTCCTGAGGAGGCCTGCGCTCAG ATGTTCTGTGAGGCCAAGAGGACGTCCCCCAGTATCCTTTATATCCCTCACATCCAGCGGTGGTGGGACACGGTGGGGTCTGCTCTCAGAGCTACCTTCCTCAGCTTGTTACAGGACATCCCCTCATTCTCACCCATCCTGCTGCTGGCCACCTGTAATGTCCCCCACAGTAGCCTCTTCCCTGAG gtcCAGGACCTGTTCTGTGCTGAGTATGGAGAGGTGCTCCAGGTTCAGGTCCCAACCCCACAGGAGAGAAGGAACTTCTTTGACGATCTCATCCTAAACCAGGCTGCCAAAGCTCCTGCATCCAAGAAGAAAGCAG TGCTTGCAGCCCTGGAGGTGCTCCCCGTGGCTCCCCCTCTTCCCCCGAGAATGCTGACGGAGAAGGAGCAGCAGCGAttggaggagcaggaggaagacACTCTCAGGGAGCTCCGCCTCTTCCTGCGTGATGTCACCAACCGCCTCTCTCAGGACAAACGCTTCAAGGCCTTCACCAAGCCCGTCGACCTGGAGGAG GTACCTGACTATGCTACAGTTATAGAGCAGCCCATGGACCTGTCCACTGTCCTCTCCAACATCGACACTCACAAGTACGTGACCGTGAAGGAGTTTGTACACGACGTGGATCTCATCTGGAAGAACTGTCTGGAATACAACCCTGACAAAGATCCTTCAG ATCGTCAGATCCGCCACAGAGCCTGTGCTCTGAAGGACACTGTTCAGGCCATCGTCAAAGACGAACTGGATGAAGACTTTGAGAAGATCTGCGAGGATATCAAGGAGTCCCGCAGCACAAGAG GTTGCTCCACTTCAAGGTTCGCTCCATCCTACTATCACGTTCATCCCAAGACGAGATCAGTGGATGCCAAGAGCACCGATGCAGCAGGCCCCTCTAAAGAGTCTACCGCTGCTGCTCCCTCAGCTGTGACCACACCACGCCCTTCAG CAGCTCAGAAGAAGAAGCGCAGGAAGAGCCGCTGGTGCAACGGCATCATCAGGAAAAGGTCCTCTCCTCACACTTCTAAAGACCACTCTGCTGTGGTGGagtctggagaggaggaggagaggagaggggcagagagtgaggaggaggaggaggaggaggagggtggtgaTGCTGCAGAGTCAGGCCTGGAGGAGCTGGAGATCACCGGGGCTGAGGAGACCCCCATGGAGCAGGAGGAACCAGCCCAACAGGAGAACCAGGACAGCCAGCCCATGGACAAAGACACTAAGGACAGCCGGACCACGGAGGAGGCTAGCCAGGCTACAACGGAGGCTACCCAGCCCAGGGTGGAGGCAGCTGTGGAGGCTAGGGCTGGAGACCAGAGCAGTGAGGGCACCCAGGACCCTGTAGTGGTGGTTGGCGCCCAGGAAAACCACATCTTACCAGAAGGGGGAGACAAT AGGCAGCCGTCCACTACTGACAAAACTGAGCCTCAGAGAGTGGAAGTGGAGGAAGAGAATACCACAG AAGTAGGAGTGAGGCGTGCGACGCGGGGCTTGAAGTACCAGGGGATGCAGCAGGTGATGGATGTTGACCAGGAGATACTGGACCAGAAGACAAAGCCCCCTGTGGTGGATCACAACAAACTAAAG GAGCTGCTTCAGAGAGCGGTGTCTAAGACTGAGGGATATGAGGTCTATCAACTGGAGAAGCTATACGCCTTGTTGTGTCAGAGTATCTACAGACACCGCAAAGACTACGACAAGACTGCCCTGCTGAAG GAAATGGAAAATGAAATTGAAGATTTTTCATAA
- the LOC120031277 gene encoding ATPase family AAA domain-containing protein 2-like isoform X1, whose translation MVMLRSSGVGAEPATRKKNRVDLDTSSEFLSLESASQTKSSRLKRGLDDSSSNTENTPNGHSMVKEEDSPPRRGSLRTRGQTVKHEVSLAKMNGQTKCPIKSPEKEETGEHSTRKSPRLQGDGKASASSRDKQSEADATDEVEEEEASTLKTQFVLRPREEDSSVRRSSRITRYKRNSRNQSVLYNRLITNTAEAVLQKMGDMQKMRRRLRSRDTTEEDLVIYAGAKRKRTSERTDEGSEDPQENENGVISSEEENDEEEGGKNNQADDEDDDDDDDRNEDDEEEDDDDDHDEEDNEKRYDFRQRKAAVRYQAPREEPKTKTIFFKTSRHMSPSRRRYRFSSTGPRSPYNIRRGNRSVSDRRRHAIHSSDSTSSSSSSSSSSSDDEKFQRRRRKSRNRSVNRCLPMNLLKEDVLGIHKDRMKIGASLADVDPMQIDQTVRFDSIGGLTRHISALKEMVVFPLLYPEVFERFKIQPPRGCLFYGPPGTGKTLVARALANECSQGERKVSFFMRKGADCLSKWVGESERQLRLLFDQAYQMRPSIIFFDEVDGLAPVRSSRQDQIHSSIVSTLLALMDGLDSRGEVVVIGATNRLDSIDPALRRPGRFDREFLFGLPDREARKDILQIHTRQWTPQPSASFLEELADKCVGYCGADMKAVCAEAALCALRRRYPQIYSTSQKLVLDVASISIGSRDFLSAMRKTVPASQRAVSSPAKALTPVVQPLLGAALQTVLGTVSRLFPHAEQGLKRDKRDNGVLPAGVLDADLLHSEDEDSVCINGLSHKAKAAGGFLHFSRSVLNQPTSYRPRLLLAGRPGSGQSSHLAPAVLHALEKFTVYTLDMAVLFGVSTTSPEEACAQMFCEAKRTSPSILYIPHIQRWWDTVGSALRATFLSLLQDIPSFSPILLLATCNVPHSSLFPEVQDLFCAEYGEVLQVQVPTPQERRNFFDDLILNQAAKAPASKKKAVLAALEVLPVAPPLPPRMLTEKEQQRLEEQEEDTLRELRLFLRDVTNRLSQDKRFKAFTKPVDLEEVPDYATVIEQPMDLSTVLSNIDTHKYVTVKEFVHDVDLIWKNCLEYNPDKDPSDRQIRHRACALKDTVQAIVKDELDEDFEKICEDIKESRSTRGCSTSRFAPSYYHVHPKTRSVDAKSTDAAGPSKESTAAAPSAVTTPRPSAAQKKKRRKSRWCNGIIRKRSSPHTSKDHSAVVESGEEEERRGAESEEEEEEEEGGDAAESGLEELEITGAEETPMEQEEPAQQENQDSQPMDKDTKDSRTTEEASQATTEATQPRVEAAVEARAGDQSSEGTQDPVVVVGAQENHILPEGGDNRQPSTTDKTEPQRVEVEEENTTEVGVRRATRGLKYQGMQQVMDVDQEILDQKTKPPVVDHNKLKELLQRAVSKTEGYEVYQLEKLYALLCQSIYRHRKDYDKTALLKEMENEIEDFS comes from the exons ATGGTGATGCTACGCAGCAGCGGCGTGGGCGCGGAACCAGCAACTCGGAAGAAGAACCGGGTTGACTTGGATACGAGCTCCGAGTTTCTGTCGCTGGAGAGCGCATCGCAGACAAAGTCGAGTCGGCTGAAGAGGGGCCTGGATGACAGCTCCAGTAACACTGAAAACACGCCAAAT GGCCACTCGATGGTGAAGGAGGAGGATAGCCCTCCGAGACGAGGATCCCTGAGGACCAGGGGACAGACCGTCAAACATGAGGTGTCCTTGGCTAAAATGAATGGCCAGACAAAGTGCCCAATCAAGTCCCCTGAGAAAGAAGAAACTGGCGAACACAGCACAAG GAAATCCCCAAGACTGCAGGGCGATGGAAAAGCCTCCGCGTCATCCAGGGACAAACAATCTGAAGCTG ATGCTACTGATGAAGTTGAGGAAGAAGAGGCCTCTACTCTGAAGACCCAGTTTGTTCTGCGTCCCAGGGAGGAGGACAGCTCTGTGAGACGCAGCTCCAGGATCACCAGATACAAGCGCAACTCCAGGAACCAGTCTGTACTCTATAACCGCCTCATCACCAA TACAGCTGAGGCAGTGCTGCAGAAGATGGGTGACATGCAGAAAATGCGTCGCCGGTTAAGAAGCAGGGATACTACGGAGGAG GACCTTGTAATCTACGCTGGGGCCAAGAGGAAAAGGACTTCTGAAAGAACCGATGAAGGAAGTGAAGATCCTCAAGAGAATGAAAATGGAGTGATCTCCAGTGAAGAGGAGaatgatgaggaagagggaggcAAAAATAATCAGGCAGATGACGAAGACGACGACGATGATGACGACCGTAATgaagatgatgaggaggaggacgatGATGATGACCATGATGAAGAGGACAACGAGAAACGTTATGACTTCAGGCAGAGGAAAGCTGCCGTTCGCTACCAGGCACCACGGGAGG AGCCCAAGACAAAGACCATCTTCTTCAAGACTTCAAGACACATGTCCCCATCCAGGCGGAGGTATAGGTTCAGCTCTACTGGTCCGAGAAGCCCTTACAACATAAGGAGAGGCAACAG GAGTGTGTCTGATAG AAGAAGACATGCCATCCACAGTAGTGACTccacctcctcgtcctcctcctcttcctcctcctcctctgacgaTGAGAAGTTCCAGAGGcggaggaggaagagcaggaaCAGATCGGTGAATAGATGTCTTCCCATGAATCTGCTGAAGGAGGATGTCCTGGGAATCCACAAGGACAGGATGAAGATTGGAGCCAGTCTAGCTGACGTTGACCCCATGCAGATAGACCAGACA GTGCGTTTTGACAGCATTGGGGGACTGACCAGACACATCTCTGCCCTGAAAGAGATGGTGGTCTTCCCTCTGCTTTACCCAGAGGTGTTTGAGAGGTTCAAGATCCAACCACCAAG gggcTGTTTGTTCTACGGACCTCCTGGAACAGGGAAGACTCTAGTGGCCAGGGCGTTGGCTAACGAGTGCagtcagggagagaggaaggtCTCTTTCTTCATGAGAAAGGGAGCAGACTGCCTCAGCAAGTGGGTGGGAGAGTCCGAACGGCAGCTCCGTCTTCTCTTCGACCAG GCGTATCAGATGCGGCCATCGATTATATTCTTTGATGAGGTTGATGGGTTGGCTCCCGTCCGCTCAAGCAGACAAGACCAGATACACAG CTCCATCGTGTCCACTCTCCTTGCCCTGATGGATGGGTTAGACAGCAGAGGAGAGGTTGTGGTGATCGGCGCTACTAACcgtctggactctatagacccaGCTCTCAGGCGACCTGGACGCTTCGACCGAGAGTTCCTCTTTGGCCTGCCTGACAGAGAG GCTCGGAAGGATATTCTGCAGATCCACACCAGACAGTGGACTCCCCAGCCATCAGCCTCTTTCCTGGAGGAACTGGCAGACAAGTGTGTTG GTTACTGCGGTGCTGACATGAAGGCGGTGTGTGCTGAGGCGGCTCTGTGTGCCCTGAGGAGACGCTACCCTCAGATTTACTCCACGTCCCAGAAGCTGGTTTTAGATGTGGCATCTATCTCCATCGGCAGCAGGGACTTCCTGTCAGCCATGAGGAAGACAGTCCCAGCCTCCCAGAGAGCTGTGTCGTCCCCAGCCAAGGCTCTGACTCCTGTAGTCCAGCCACTGCTTGGTGCAGCCTTACAGACTGTACTTGGTACAGTTAGCAGGCTGTTCCCACATGCAGAACAGGGGCTCAAGAGAGACAAGCGAGACAACG GTGTCCTCCCAGCTGGTGTTTTAGATGCCGATCTCCTGCACAGTGAAGATGAGGACTCTGTCTGCATCAACGGTCTCTCTCACAAGGCCAAGGCAGCTGGGGGCTTCCTGCATTTCAGCAG GAGCGTGCTGAACCAGCCCACATCGTACCGTCCCAGGCTGCTGCTGGCGGGGCGTCCTGGGTCAGGTCAGAGCAGTCACCTGGCCCCTGCTGTGCTCCATGCCCTGGAGAAGTTCACAGTTTACACCCTGGACATGGCCGTGCTGTTCGGCGTCAGCACCACCTCTCCTGAGGAGGCCTGCGCTCAG ATGTTCTGTGAGGCCAAGAGGACGTCCCCCAGTATCCTTTATATCCCTCACATCCAGCGGTGGTGGGACACGGTGGGGTCTGCTCTCAGAGCTACCTTCCTCAGCTTGTTACAGGACATCCCCTCATTCTCACCCATCCTGCTGCTGGCCACCTGTAATGTCCCCCACAGTAGCCTCTTCCCTGAG gtcCAGGACCTGTTCTGTGCTGAGTATGGAGAGGTGCTCCAGGTTCAGGTCCCAACCCCACAGGAGAGAAGGAACTTCTTTGACGATCTCATCCTAAACCAGGCTGCCAAAGCTCCTGCATCCAAGAAGAAAGCAG TGCTTGCAGCCCTGGAGGTGCTCCCCGTGGCTCCCCCTCTTCCCCCGAGAATGCTGACGGAGAAGGAGCAGCAGCGAttggaggagcaggaggaagacACTCTCAGGGAGCTCCGCCTCTTCCTGCGTGATGTCACCAACCGCCTCTCTCAGGACAAACGCTTCAAGGCCTTCACCAAGCCCGTCGACCTGGAGGAG GTACCTGACTATGCTACAGTTATAGAGCAGCCCATGGACCTGTCCACTGTCCTCTCCAACATCGACACTCACAAGTACGTGACCGTGAAGGAGTTTGTACACGACGTGGATCTCATCTGGAAGAACTGTCTGGAATACAACCCTGACAAAGATCCTTCAG ATCGTCAGATCCGCCACAGAGCCTGTGCTCTGAAGGACACTGTTCAGGCCATCGTCAAAGACGAACTGGATGAAGACTTTGAGAAGATCTGCGAGGATATCAAGGAGTCCCGCAGCACAAGAG GTTGCTCCACTTCAAGGTTCGCTCCATCCTACTATCACGTTCATCCCAAGACGAGATCAGTGGATGCCAAGAGCACCGATGCAGCAGGCCCCTCTAAAGAGTCTACCGCTGCTGCTCCCTCAGCTGTGACCACACCACGCCCTTCAG CAGCTCAGAAGAAGAAGCGCAGGAAGAGCCGCTGGTGCAACGGCATCATCAGGAAAAGGTCCTCTCCTCACACTTCTAAAGACCACTCTGCTGTGGTGGagtctggagaggaggaggagaggagaggggcagagagtgaggaggaggaggaggaggaggagggtggtgaTGCTGCAGAGTCAGGCCTGGAGGAGCTGGAGATCACCGGGGCTGAGGAGACCCCCATGGAGCAGGAGGAACCAGCCCAACAGGAGAACCAGGACAGCCAGCCCATGGACAAAGACACTAAGGACAGCCGGACCACGGAGGAGGCTAGCCAGGCTACAACGGAGGCTACCCAGCCCAGGGTGGAGGCAGCTGTGGAGGCTAGGGCTGGAGACCAGAGCAGTGAGGGCACCCAGGACCCTGTAGTGGTGGTTGGCGCCCAGGAAAACCACATCTTACCAGAAGGGGGAGACAAT AGGCAGCCGTCCACTACTGACAAAACTGAGCCTCAGAGAGTGGAAGTGGAGGAAGAGAATACCACAG AAGTAGGAGTGAGGCGTGCGACGCGGGGCTTGAAGTACCAGGGGATGCAGCAGGTGATGGATGTTGACCAGGAGATACTGGACCAGAAGACAAAGCCCCCTGTGGTGGATCACAACAAACTAAAG GAGCTGCTTCAGAGAGCGGTGTCTAAGACTGAGGGATATGAGGTCTATCAACTGGAGAAGCTATACGCCTTGTTGTGTCAGAGTATCTACAGACACCGCAAAGACTACGACAAGACTGCCCTGCTGAAG GAAATGGAAAATGAAATTGAAGATTTTTCATAA